The following proteins are encoded in a genomic region of Panthera leo isolate Ple1 chromosome F2, P.leo_Ple1_pat1.1, whole genome shotgun sequence:
- the ENY2 gene encoding transcription and mRNA export factor ENY2 isoform X2, translated as MNKDAQMRAAINQKLIETGERERLKELLRAKLIECGWKDQLKAHCKEVIKEKGLEHVTVDDLVAEITPKGRALVPDSVKKELLQRIRTFLAQHASL; from the exons ATGAACAAAGATGCGCAGATGAGAGCAGCGATTAACCAAAAGTTGATAGAAACTGGAGAAAGAGAACG CCTCAAAGAGTTGCTGAGAGCTAAATTAATTGAATGTGGCTGGAAGGACCAGTTGAAGGCACACTGTAAAG aggtaattaaagaaaaaggactAGAACACGTTACTGTTGATGACTTGGTGGCTGAAATCACACCAAAAGGCAGAG ccCTGGTACCTGACAGTGTAAAGAAGGAGCTCCTACAAAGAATAAGAACATTCCTTGCTCAGCATGCCAGCCTTTAA
- the ENY2 gene encoding transcription and mRNA export factor ENY2 isoform X1 — protein MVVSKMNKDAQMRAAINQKLIETGERERLKELLRAKLIECGWKDQLKAHCKEVIKEKGLEHVTVDDLVAEITPKGRALVPDSVKKELLQRIRTFLAQHASL, from the exons ATGGTG GTTAGCAAGATGAACAAAGATGCGCAGATGAGAGCAGCGATTAACCAAAAGTTGATAGAAACTGGAGAAAGAGAACG CCTCAAAGAGTTGCTGAGAGCTAAATTAATTGAATGTGGCTGGAAGGACCAGTTGAAGGCACACTGTAAAG aggtaattaaagaaaaaggactAGAACACGTTACTGTTGATGACTTGGTGGCTGAAATCACACCAAAAGGCAGAG ccCTGGTACCTGACAGTGTAAAGAAGGAGCTCCTACAAAGAATAAGAACATTCCTTGCTCAGCATGCCAGCCTTTAA